A single window of Prionailurus viverrinus isolate Anna chromosome F1, UM_Priviv_1.0, whole genome shotgun sequence DNA harbors:
- the LOC125155333 gene encoding T-cell surface glycoprotein CD1e, membrane-associated-like, which produces MKAGGPGGQRHPGPAEASFSCHAAMLLPLLLTFQGLLLHHAAGTGASQAPRPPGPAAEEPLSFHVLQASSFANHSWAHSQGSGWLGDVQTHGWDTALDTIRFLWPWSRGNFSTQELNNLQSLFRLYFHGFTIEVQAFAHEFQFEYPFELQVLAGCTWRAGKPSGSFFNGAYQGSDFLSFQGNSWQPSPGAGSRAQKVCAVLNRYRDIKEIVLSLLSHTCPRFLAGILEAGKSELGRQVKPEVWLSTGPSPGPGRLLLVCHVSGFHPKPVWVMWMRGDQEQRGSRRGDVLPHADDTWYLRVTLDVAAGQAAGLSCRVKHSSLGGQDIIIHWGGEWAPLTLMCLAVLVTLLLLLVLCSRLKKPSSNGKAVAPGAPSPDSAAAASARGPGTSGRQFHLTRESWVKNRLFKKLKASLNPLWRH; this is translated from the exons ATGAAGGCGGGAGGGCCTGGAGGGCAGCGCCATCCGGGTCCTGCTGAGGCATCCTTCTCCTGCCACGCCGCAATGCTGCTCCCGCTGCTCCTGACTTTCCAGGGACTTCTTCTCCACCATGCAGCAGGCACCGGGG CGTCCCAGGCCCCGCGTCCCCCTGGTCCGGCCGCAGAGGAGCCGCTGTCCTTCCACGTACTCCAGGCCTCCTCGTTTGCCAACCACAGCTGGGCACACTCACAGGGCTCGGGCTGGCTGGGCGACGTGCAGACGCACGGCTGGGACACGGCCTTGGACACCATCCGCTTCCTGTGGCCCTGGTCACGGGGGAACTTCAGCACCCAGGAGCTGAACAACCTCCAGAGCCTGTTCCGGCTCTACTTCCACGGCTTCACCATTGAGGTTCAGGCCTTTGCACACGAGTTCCAGTTTGAAT ACCCCTTCGAGCTCCAGGTGTTAGCTGGCTGTACATGGCGCGCTGGGAAGCCCTCGGGAAGCTTCTTCAACGGGGCCTATCAAGGCTCAGACTTCCTGAGTTTCCAAGGAAACTCCTGGCAGCCATCTCCAGGAGCGGGGAGTCGGGCTCAGAAGGTCTGTGCCGTGCTCAACCGCTACCGAGATATTAAGGAGATCGTGCTGAGCCTTCTCAGCCACACCTGCCCCCGGTTTCTGGCGGGAATCCTTGAAGCAGGGAAGTCCGAGCTGGGACGACAAG TGAAGCCTGAGGTCTGGCTGTCCACTGGCCCCAGTCCCGGTCCTGGCCGTCTCCTCCTTGTGTGCCATGTGTCCGGCTTCCACCCGAAGCCCGTGTGGGTCATGTGGATGCGGGGTGACCAGGAGCAACGGGGCAGCCGGCGAGGTGACGTCCTGCCCCACGCTGATGACACGTGGTATCTTCGGGTGACCCTGGACGTGGCGGCCGGGCAGGCGGCCGGCCTGTCTTGCCGAGTCAAGCACAGCAGCCTAGGAGGCCAGGACATAATCATCCACTGGG GTGGAGAATGGGCCCCGTTGACACTGATGTGTCTCGCCGTGCTGGTCAccctgctcctgctgctggtCCTGTGCTCCCGGCTTAAAAAGCCCAG CTCAAACGGGAAAGCCGTGGCGCCCGGTGCACCCAGTCCTGACTCCGCCGCAGCGGCCAGCGCCCGGGGACCCGGAACTTCTGGACGCCAGTTCCACCTGACCCGGGAGTCCTGGGTCAAGAACAGACTTTTCAAGAAACTGAAAGCAAGCCTAAACCCACTCTGGCGACATTAG